In a genomic window of Gigantopelta aegis isolate Gae_Host chromosome 9, Gae_host_genome, whole genome shotgun sequence:
- the LOC121381531 gene encoding KRAB-A domain-containing protein 2-like, whose translation MDEVIDVRFKELLLAKKASDAKSVLMLKEEYFQFIFELKEACSAKLKTGRQYYILSRYEIFQCGDVEKLICKRAKLTEEPIYFVNLDAMYGIIKRAHISTGHGGRDKVVKFLSRYANITRESIELFKSLCIECQKKHATTKGVVVRLILSKDFGSRGQVDLIDMQSMTKAPHKWIMVAGSLS comes from the coding sequence ATGGACGAGGTAATAGATGTTCGTTTTAAGGAATTGCTTCTAGCAAAGAAGGCCAGTGATGCAAAGTCGGTACTGATGCTGAAAGAGGAATATTTCCAATTTATATTTGAGTTGAAGGAAGCTTGTTCGGCCAAGTTAAAAACTGGTAGACAGTACTACATTCTATCGCGGTACGAAATATTCCAATGTGGTGATGTGGAGAAGTTAATTTGTAAACGTGCCAAATTGACAGAGGAACCAATATACTTTGTCAATCTTGATGCTATGTATGGCATCATTAAGCGTGCTCACATTTCAACTGGACATGGTGGTCGTGACAAAGTGGTTAAGTTTTTGTCTAGATATGCGAACATTACGAGGGAAAGCATTGAACTATTCAAGTCTCTTTGCATTGAGTGTCAGAAAAAACATGCTACAACAAAGGGGGTTGTCGTGAGACTGATATTATCAAAGGATTTTGGATCGCGAGGGCAAGTGGATCTAATTGATATGCAATCCATGACAAAGGCACCACACAAGTGGATTATGGTCGCTGGATCACTCTCCTAG